The following proteins are encoded in a genomic region of Thioclava nitratireducens:
- a CDS encoding YcbK family protein, with product MTTISRRGLLGAFAATMVTAAPTMSNAFGLLKGAGDIRRIKMYNGRTGETLDTVYWIEGEYIPDALKEITYFARDWRTNQLKNIDARTVDIAAAAHNLMESNEPYMLLSGYRSPKTNAMLRARSKGVAKNSLHMKGLAMDLRLKSRSVSQMYKAATACHAGGVGKYSRSNFVHMDCGPVRHWGS from the coding sequence ATGACGACGATTTCCCGGCGCGGCCTTCTGGGCGCATTTGCTGCGACCATGGTGACGGCAGCCCCCACCATGAGTAACGCTTTCGGTCTACTCAAGGGCGCTGGGGATATCCGACGGATCAAGATGTATAACGGTCGTACCGGCGAGACGCTCGACACCGTTTACTGGATCGAAGGCGAGTATATCCCGGACGCGCTGAAGGAAATCACCTACTTCGCCCGCGACTGGCGCACCAACCAGCTGAAAAACATCGACGCGCGCACCGTGGACATCGCGGCGGCCGCACACAACCTGATGGAATCGAACGAACCTTACATGCTGCTCTCGGGCTATCGCTCGCCCAAGACCAACGCGATGCTGCGCGCCCGCTCGAAAGGCGTCGCGAAGAACTCGCTGCACATGAAGGGGCTGGCGATGGACCTGCGGCTGAAGTCGCGCTCGGTCAGCCAGATGTACAAGGCAGCGACCGCCTGCCATGCCGGCGGCGTGGGCAAGTACTCGCGCTCGAACTTCGTGCATATGGATTGCGGTCCGGTGCGGCACTGGGGCTCCTGA
- a CDS encoding L,D-transpeptidase family protein, translating to MTRNFRKIGLAFALATLAAGAQAQGTAQIAAQGAMSPLAGVELSGFTQAVAEAAAKTPALAAFYAARDYRPIWTAAGDADRRAAFMRALDLSSLQGLPTAHYDPAGLRVAFAAVQSERQRGLLEVKMSQIFLDYAHDLSHGVLDPHSVISDIKREPKRADPEARITAFAASTNPALFLRELAPQMPQYAQLVKARLDLEHQIEAGGWGPTVPGSKLEPGDSGPDVIALRNRLQKMGYLGRTASASYDADMQKAVQAYQADQGLATDGIAGPSTLGELNKSPEARMRSILVAMERLRWMNGIDFSQRYVWVNITDFSVRVVDHGKTIFRSVTVVGQNSSDRRTPEFSDEMERMVINPAWHVPRSIVTKEYLPKMQRNPNAASQLQLIDSQGRVVPRSAVNFVAYNASNFPFAMKEPPSSRNALGLVKFLFPNRWNIYLHDTPSKSLFQKETRAFSHGCVRVGDPFDLAYTLLSAQSDNPEAEFKRILNSGRETVVPLEKHVPVHLTYFTAWPTATGHVEYRRDVYGRDAILFDALQKAGVELGTQDS from the coding sequence ATGACGCGCAATTTCCGTAAGATAGGGCTGGCCTTCGCGCTGGCTACGCTCGCCGCCGGCGCCCAGGCGCAAGGCACTGCCCAGATCGCCGCCCAAGGGGCCATGTCGCCATTGGCAGGGGTCGAACTCTCGGGATTCACCCAAGCTGTCGCCGAAGCCGCCGCCAAGACTCCCGCCCTCGCCGCCTTCTACGCCGCGCGCGATTACCGACCGATCTGGACCGCCGCCGGGGATGCCGATCGCCGCGCGGCCTTCATGCGTGCGCTCGACCTGTCGAGCCTGCAGGGGCTGCCGACCGCGCATTACGATCCCGCGGGTCTGCGTGTCGCCTTCGCCGCCGTCCAGTCCGAGCGCCAGCGCGGTCTGCTCGAAGTGAAGATGAGCCAGATCTTCCTCGATTACGCGCATGACCTGTCGCATGGCGTGCTCGATCCGCACAGCGTGATTTCCGATATCAAGCGCGAACCCAAGCGCGCCGATCCCGAGGCCCGGATCACTGCCTTCGCGGCCTCGACGAACCCCGCGCTGTTCCTGCGCGAACTCGCTCCGCAGATGCCGCAATATGCGCAGCTCGTGAAAGCGCGTCTCGATCTGGAGCATCAGATAGAAGCGGGTGGCTGGGGGCCGACGGTGCCCGGCTCCAAGCTCGAGCCCGGCGACAGCGGGCCGGACGTGATCGCGCTTCGGAACCGGCTGCAGAAGATGGGGTATCTGGGCCGCACCGCCAGCGCGAGTTACGACGCCGATATGCAGAAGGCGGTGCAGGCCTACCAGGCCGATCAGGGGCTCGCGACCGACGGCATCGCCGGGCCGAGCACGCTGGGCGAGTTGAACAAGAGCCCGGAGGCGCGGATGAGATCCATCCTCGTCGCGATGGAACGTCTGCGCTGGATGAACGGCATCGATTTCTCGCAACGCTACGTCTGGGTCAACATCACCGATTTTTCGGTTCGCGTGGTCGATCATGGCAAGACCATTTTCCGCTCGGTCACCGTGGTCGGGCAGAATAGCTCGGATCGCCGCACGCCGGAGTTCTCCGACGAAATGGAGCGGATGGTCATCAACCCGGCATGGCATGTGCCGCGCTCGATCGTGACCAAGGAATATCTGCCGAAGATGCAGCGCAATCCGAACGCGGCGAGCCAGCTTCAGTTGATCGACAGCCAAGGCCGGGTCGTGCCACGCTCGGCGGTGAATTTCGTGGCTTATAATGCGAGCAACTTCCCCTTCGCGATGAAAGAGCCGCCATCGAGCCGCAACGCGCTCGGGCTGGTGAAATTCCTGTTCCCGAACCGCTGGAATATCTACCTGCACGACACGCCGTCGAAATCGCTCTTCCAGAAGGAGACGCGGGCGTTCAGCCACGGCTGCGTGCGCGTCGGCGACCCCTTCGATCTGGCGTATACCCTTCTGAGCGCGCAAAGCGACAATCCCGAGGCGGAGTTCAAGCGCATCCTCAATTCGGGGCGCGAAACTGTGGTGCCGCTGGAAAAGCACGTTCCCGTGCACCTGACCTACTTCACCGCCTGGCCGACCGCGACCGGCCATGTCGAGTATCGCCGCGACGTCTACGGGCGTGACGCGATCCTCTTCGACGCGCTTCAAAAGGCCGGGGTGGAATTGGGTACGCAGGACAGCTAA
- a CDS encoding UDP-3-O-(3-hydroxymyristoyl)glucosamine N-acyltransferase encodes MSQTIEQIAKALEARAEGDLTIEVTGASEPAAAGPDQIALAMSEKYAEGLQAGKARAALVWEGADWRAYGLEAAVFVTRPRLAMAGLSKAFDPGPSIASGVHPSCVIDPTAVIGADAAIGPFTIVGPDVRIGPGARIVGQVTIGEGARIGAEALIHAGVRIGAQVVIGDRFVCQPGAVIGSDGFSFVTPDPSGVEEIRQTLEQREEITEQKWTRIHSLGTVEIGDDVEIGANTCIDRGTVRATAIGSGSKLDNLVHIGHNVQVGEDCLLCGQVGVAGSTRIGHRVVLAGQCGVSDNITVGDDVIAAGGTNIYTNVPKGRTIWGSPAVKMETQLEINKSLRRLPRLFAQMAELRETVTKLTQKGGTE; translated from the coding sequence ATGTCCCAGACAATCGAGCAAATCGCGAAGGCGCTGGAGGCCCGCGCCGAAGGCGACCTGACGATCGAGGTGACGGGAGCTTCCGAGCCCGCCGCTGCGGGGCCCGACCAGATCGCGCTGGCGATGAGCGAGAAATACGCCGAAGGTCTGCAAGCCGGGAAGGCCCGCGCCGCGCTGGTATGGGAAGGCGCGGATTGGCGCGCCTACGGGCTCGAGGCCGCGGTTTTCGTGACCCGGCCTCGGCTCGCGATGGCGGGGCTGTCGAAAGCCTTCGACCCGGGCCCCTCGATCGCCTCCGGCGTTCACCCCTCCTGCGTGATCGACCCGACCGCCGTGATCGGCGCGGACGCGGCCATCGGTCCGTTCACCATCGTCGGGCCGGACGTGCGGATCGGCCCGGGCGCGCGCATCGTCGGACAGGTCACGATCGGTGAGGGCGCCCGGATCGGGGCCGAGGCGCTGATCCATGCCGGAGTGCGCATCGGCGCGCAGGTGGTGATCGGCGACCGGTTCGTCTGCCAGCCCGGCGCGGTGATCGGCTCGGACGGGTTTTCCTTCGTCACGCCCGATCCCTCCGGCGTCGAGGAAATCCGCCAAACGCTCGAGCAGCGCGAAGAGATCACCGAGCAGAAATGGACCCGCATCCATTCTCTGGGAACGGTCGAGATCGGCGACGATGTCGAGATCGGCGCCAATACCTGCATCGACCGTGGCACCGTGCGCGCGACGGCCATCGGCTCGGGCAGCAAGCTCGATAACCTCGTCCACATCGGTCACAACGTGCAGGTCGGCGAGGATTGCCTGCTCTGCGGGCAGGTCGGTGTCGCGGGCTCCACCCGGATCGGGCACCGCGTGGTGCTCGCAGGCCAATGCGGCGTGTCGGACAATATCACCGTGGGCGACGACGTGATCGCGGCGGGCGGGACCAATATCTACACCAACGTGCCGAAGGGCCGCACGATCTGGGGCAGCCCGGCGGTGAAGATGGAAACGCAGCTCGAGATCAACAAATCTCTGCGCAGACTGCCGAGATTGTTTGCGCAAATGGCCGAGCTTCGAGAAACTGTTACGAAACTCACGCAAAAAGGCGGCACGGAGTAA
- a CDS encoding acyl carrier protein, with protein sequence MRPDVQDQVFSIIAREALREPSELSPEMTLDELGLDSLGLVEVIFAIEETFDVSVPFNANEPAASQFDMSSIGAIVGAVERLVSGGKPSTAVA encoded by the coding sequence ATGAGGCCAGACGTGCAAGACCAGGTTTTCTCGATCATCGCCCGCGAAGCCCTTCGTGAGCCCTCCGAGCTTTCGCCCGAAATGACCCTCGACGAATTGGGGCTCGACAGTCTCGGTCTGGTGGAGGTGATCTTCGCCATCGAAGAGACGTTTGACGTTTCGGTGCCTTTCAACGCCAACGAGCCCGCCGCCTCGCAATTCGACATGTCCTCGATCGGGGCGATCGTCGGCGCGGTGGAGCGTCTCGTCTCGGGTGGCAAACCCTCGACCGCCGTCGCCTGA
- a CDS encoding beta-ketoacyl-[acyl-carrier-protein] synthase family protein, whose protein sequence is MRRVVITGAGTINALGEGVAATKTAMAEGRSGIGPLSFVDVERLSIRIGGQIHGFDATSRFTSAQLAQYDPFTQYALVAGAEAMAQAGLERAPDPAAWGCIIGSAGGGHTTANNAYRAVFADQKNRVHPLTVPKLMANAAPSHLSIRYGLQGPSFAVATACASSNHAIGLAFQMVRSGMAEGMLAGGSEAMLNFGGLKAWEGLRVMSPDGCRPFSADRNGMVQGEGAGVFVIEALESAEARGARPLAEIAGFAMNSDARDVVMPSREGASAAISGALRDAAMAPEEVGYINAHGTGTAANDRIETAAIRAALGPTADQVAVSSTKALHGHCIGGTGAVELIACLMALGDGVIAPTANYTTPDPDCDLDYVPNTARKAQVGAALSNAFAFGGLNAVLALRAI, encoded by the coding sequence ATGCGGCGGGTCGTCATCACGGGCGCGGGCACGATCAACGCGCTTGGAGAGGGCGTTGCGGCAACCAAGACGGCCATGGCGGAGGGGCGCAGCGGTATCGGGCCGCTCTCCTTCGTTGATGTGGAGCGGTTGAGCATTCGCATCGGCGGCCAGATCCACGGCTTCGATGCCACCAGCCGCTTCACCTCGGCGCAGCTCGCGCAATACGATCCTTTCACCCAATACGCGCTGGTCGCGGGGGCGGAGGCGATGGCTCAAGCCGGGCTGGAGCGCGCCCCCGATCCCGCGGCCTGGGGCTGCATCATCGGGTCCGCAGGCGGCGGGCACACGACCGCGAATAACGCCTATCGCGCTGTTTTTGCAGATCAAAAGAACCGCGTGCATCCGCTGACGGTGCCCAAGCTGATGGCCAATGCCGCGCCCTCGCACCTCTCGATCCGGTACGGGCTGCAGGGGCCGAGCTTTGCCGTTGCCACTGCCTGCGCCAGTTCCAACCACGCCATCGGCCTCGCGTTCCAGATGGTGCGGTCGGGCATGGCCGAGGGGATGCTCGCGGGCGGCTCTGAGGCGATGCTCAATTTCGGTGGGCTGAAAGCGTGGGAAGGTCTGCGGGTGATGTCGCCCGATGGCTGCCGCCCGTTTTCGGCGGATCGCAACGGCATGGTGCAGGGCGAGGGCGCGGGCGTTTTCGTGATCGAGGCGCTGGAAAGCGCCGAGGCGCGCGGCGCGCGGCCCTTGGCCGAGATTGCGGGCTTCGCGATGAATTCCGATGCGCGTGACGTCGTAATGCCCTCGCGCGAGGGGGCGAGCGCGGCGATCTCCGGCGCGCTGCGCGATGCGGCTATGGCGCCTGAAGAGGTCGGCTATATCAACGCCCACGGGACCGGCACTGCGGCCAATGACCGGATCGAAACAGCCGCGATCCGCGCGGCGCTAGGCCCGACGGCCGATCAGGTCGCGGTTTCCTCGACCAAGGCGCTGCACGGCCATTGCATCGGCGGCACGGGGGCGGTGGAGCTGATCGCCTGCCTGATGGCGCTTGGCGACGGGGTGATCGCGCCGACGGCGAATTACACCACGCCCGATCCCGACTGCGATCTCGATTACGTGCCCAATACCGCCCGCAAGGCACAGGTCGGCGCGGCGCTGTCCAATGCTTTCGCCTTCGGTGGGCTCAACGCGGTTCTCGCGCTGCGTGCGATATGA
- a CDS encoding invasion associated locus B family protein, whose protein sequence is MSQLTKPLALALALGLASGAWAQDTTSSDTSTTPSADATAGASADGTTAPAADATNTDQATDGQTAPDAAADAPTMPGADQQAQKPQEPQTYVKATYEDWELQCAKSPDGKDPCQMYQVIKDQNGGNVADISVIGLPDGSQAAAGLTIMVPIQTLLSQNLVMQVDGGKPMVYPYSFCDPRMMGCFARFGVSKAELDSLKKGSKATITITPLANPQQKVKADISLKGFTKAFEETVKTNKENGVQQ, encoded by the coding sequence ATGTCTCAACTGACGAAACCGCTCGCCCTCGCTCTGGCCCTCGGCCTTGCAAGCGGGGCTTGGGCACAAGACACTACGTCGAGCGACACCTCCACGACCCCGTCGGCGGATGCGACCGCAGGCGCAAGCGCCGATGGCACGACGGCCCCGGCTGCGGATGCGACCAACACCGATCAGGCGACCGACGGCCAGACCGCGCCCGATGCGGCTGCGGACGCCCCGACCATGCCCGGCGCCGACCAGCAGGCCCAGAAGCCGCAGGAGCCGCAGACCTACGTCAAGGCGACCTACGAAGACTGGGAGCTGCAATGCGCCAAGTCGCCCGACGGCAAGGATCCCTGCCAGATGTACCAGGTGATCAAGGACCAGAATGGCGGCAACGTGGCCGACATCTCGGTGATCGGCCTGCCCGATGGCAGCCAGGCCGCAGCCGGCCTCACCATCATGGTGCCGATCCAGACGCTCCTGTCGCAGAACCTCGTGATGCAGGTCGATGGCGGCAAGCCGATGGTCTACCCCTATTCCTTCTGCGACCCGCGGATGATGGGCTGCTTCGCCCGTTTCGGTGTCAGCAAGGCCGAACTGGACTCGCTCAAGAAAGGCAGCAAGGCGACGATCACGATCACGCCGCTGGCCAACCCGCAGCAGAAGGTGAAAGCGGATATCTCGCTCAAGGGCTTCACCAAGGCCTTCGAGGAAACCGTGAAAACCAACAAGGAAAATGGCGTTCAGCAGTAA
- a CDS encoding helicase HerA-like domain-containing protein, with protein MTGVLTEEGVFVGGGGEGYATPQELKLQYGNRHGLVAGATGTGKTVTLQILAEGFSQAGVPVFMADVKGDLSGIAASGSTEAKLHDAFMERAQTIGFDLDYRAYPTVFWDMFGEKGHPVRTTVSEMGPLLLSRLLGLSEAQEGALNIAFHIADKEGLALLDLDDLRAMLRHIGERADEIALEYGNVGTATIGAIQRDLLVLENQGGGQFFGEPALDLTDLIRTDENGMGQINILAADKLMGNPQLYATFLLWLLSELFEELPEVGNPDKPKLVFFFDEAHLLFDDAPKALVDKVEQVARLIRSKGVGVFFITQNPGDVPDGILSQLGNRVQHALRAFTAKDQRDLHRAAENYRANPSFDTEIAIKEVGTGEAVTSFLEKKGVPGMVERTLIRPPQSRLGPLSDTERAAVIAESGLGDKYDTPVDRESAQEILAKRAELAAREAAEAEAREKAAKTAAGRSELDAGFENFNNARRYDPTAKSKPTRRSSSRSDTILETFGKSLARQLGTKTGQTIVRGVLGSLFKSR; from the coding sequence ATGACAGGTGTTCTGACCGAAGAGGGCGTGTTCGTTGGTGGCGGCGGCGAAGGCTACGCGACCCCGCAGGAATTGAAGCTCCAATACGGCAACCGTCACGGGCTCGTGGCGGGCGCGACGGGCACCGGAAAGACGGTGACGCTGCAGATCCTCGCCGAGGGATTTTCGCAGGCGGGCGTGCCGGTCTTCATGGCCGATGTGAAGGGCGATCTTTCGGGTATCGCGGCCTCCGGCTCGACCGAGGCCAAGCTGCATGACGCCTTCATGGAGCGCGCGCAGACGATCGGCTTCGATCTGGACTACCGCGCCTATCCGACGGTCTTCTGGGACATGTTCGGCGAGAAGGGCCACCCGGTGCGCACGACCGTCTCCGAGATGGGGCCGCTGCTGCTGAGCCGGCTGCTGGGGTTGTCCGAGGCGCAGGAAGGCGCGCTTAACATCGCCTTCCATATCGCCGACAAGGAGGGGCTGGCGTTGCTCGATCTCGATGATCTGCGCGCGATGCTACGCCATATCGGCGAGCGCGCGGACGAGATCGCGCTGGAATACGGCAATGTCGGCACCGCGACGATCGGGGCGATCCAGCGCGACCTGCTGGTGCTGGAGAACCAGGGCGGCGGGCAATTCTTCGGCGAGCCGGCGCTTGACCTGACCGACCTGATCCGGACCGATGAGAACGGGATGGGCCAGATCAACATCCTTGCTGCCGACAAGCTGATGGGAAATCCGCAGCTCTACGCCACCTTCCTTTTGTGGCTGCTTTCGGAACTGTTCGAGGAACTGCCCGAGGTCGGCAACCCGGACAAGCCGAAGCTCGTGTTCTTCTTCGACGAGGCGCACCTGCTGTTCGACGACGCGCCCAAGGCGCTGGTCGACAAGGTAGAGCAAGTGGCGCGGCTGATCCGCTCTAAGGGGGTGGGCGTGTTCTTCATCACCCAGAACCCCGGTGACGTGCCCGACGGCATTCTCAGCCAACTCGGCAACCGGGTGCAGCATGCGCTGCGGGCCTTCACCGCGAAGGATCAGCGCGACCTGCACCGCGCGGCCGAAAACTACCGCGCCAATCCGAGCTTCGACACCGAGATCGCGATAAAGGAGGTCGGCACCGGCGAGGCTGTCACCTCTTTCCTCGAAAAGAAGGGTGTGCCGGGCATGGTCGAGCGCACGCTGATCCGCCCGCCGCAATCGCGCCTCGGCCCGCTTAGCGATACCGAGCGCGCCGCGGTAATTGCGGAAAGCGGTTTGGGCGACAAGTATGACACGCCGGTGGATCGCGAGTCGGCGCAGGAAATCCTTGCCAAGCGCGCCGAACTGGCCGCGCGCGAGGCGGCGGAGGCGGAAGCGCGCGAGAAGGCCGCCAAGACCGCCGCGGGCCGCTCCGAGCTCGATGCGGGGTTCGAGAATTTCAACAACGCGCGGCGCTACGATCCGACGGCGAAGTCGAAGCCGACGCGCAGATCCTCGAGCCGATCCGATACGATACTCGAGACCTTTGGCAAGAGCCTCGCGCGTCAGCTGGGCACCAAGACGGGCCAGACGATCGTGCGCGGGGTTCTCGGCTCGCTCTTCAAGTCACGCTGA
- a CDS encoding DUF6477 family protein, with product MTAAFRQKTKPALRPSAQLYLVDTTAPASVASDPVAGVARMRRPRLLIRAARFGLSDYSRKRDLKRVMRMSELPRPGAALRALMAEEMALDQARRAGEATYSVARHLELLIALLAEARLARKSMSASA from the coding sequence ATGACCGCCGCATTTCGCCAGAAAACCAAGCCCGCTCTCCGCCCTTCCGCTCAACTGTATCTCGTCGACACCACGGCACCCGCTAGCGTCGCGTCCGATCCCGTCGCCGGGGTCGCGAGAATGCGTCGCCCGCGCCTGCTGATCCGCGCCGCGCGCTTCGGACTGAGCGATTACAGCCGCAAACGCGACCTCAAGCGTGTGATGCGGATGAGCGAGCTGCCGCGCCCCGGCGCGGCGCTGCGCGCATTGATGGCGGAGGAAATGGCGCTCGATCAGGCGCGGCGCGCGGGCGAGGCCACCTACTCGGTCGCCCGCCATCTTGAACTGCTGATCGCCCTGCTCGCCGAAGCCCGGCTGGCCCGAAAATCGATGTCAGCCTCAGCGTGA
- a CDS encoding DUF6456 domain-containing protein has product MNSIAPAPAELPAWLPKHAQLYLRHVEDGIPIRELARAEGCAASTILRRVRRIEARRDDPLVDEALERLGRAAGSGAANPSIAPGPTVLQKDTPMTAAFRPSETPANEEQLRRETRRILRRLSEPGALLIVGREMDKAVVLRGTVRTAVLERAVAQAFALKDWIEVAHEGRVTSYKITHAGRAALKRVLEEEAAARGETAASPFAAQHGEFAQETRADAHGQQRRVRANLAESPLAVLARRRDKQGRPFLSADLVAAGERLREDFELAQMGPRVGQNWERFLTGGGGRGQYRPELAMGGGSDTARERVALALRDLGPGLGDMALRCCCFLEGLETAEKRLGWSARSGKIVLRIALQRLKRHYDETYGGASPMIG; this is encoded by the coding sequence ATGAATTCGATCGCACCGGCCCCGGCGGAACTTCCCGCCTGGCTGCCCAAACATGCCCAACTCTATCTGCGCCATGTCGAAGACGGCATTCCGATCAGGGAGTTGGCACGGGCCGAAGGCTGTGCGGCCTCGACAATCCTGCGCCGCGTGCGCCGGATCGAGGCGCGGCGGGATGATCCGCTGGTCGACGAGGCGCTGGAACGTCTCGGCCGTGCGGCCGGATCGGGCGCTGCCAATCCCTCTATCGCTCCGGGACCGACCGTGCTCCAGAAGGACACGCCCATGACTGCAGCTTTCCGCCCTAGTGAAACTCCCGCCAACGAAGAGCAACTGCGCCGCGAGACGCGCCGCATCCTGCGCCGCCTGTCCGAGCCGGGCGCGCTGTTGATCGTGGGGCGCGAGATGGACAAGGCCGTGGTGCTGCGTGGCACGGTGCGCACGGCGGTGCTGGAGCGGGCGGTGGCGCAGGCCTTCGCACTGAAGGACTGGATCGAGGTGGCCCATGAGGGGCGCGTCACCAGCTACAAGATCACGCATGCGGGGCGCGCAGCGCTGAAGCGTGTGCTAGAAGAAGAGGCGGCCGCGCGCGGGGAGACCGCCGCCAGTCCCTTCGCTGCGCAACATGGCGAGTTCGCCCAGGAGACGCGCGCCGACGCCCACGGGCAACAGCGCCGTGTGCGCGCCAATCTCGCCGAGAGCCCGCTCGCAGTGCTGGCGCGGCGGCGCGACAAGCAGGGACGGCCGTTCCTGAGCGCCGATCTGGTCGCCGCAGGCGAGCGGCTACGCGAGGATTTCGAATTGGCGCAGATGGGTCCGCGGGTCGGGCAGAACTGGGAACGCTTCCTGACCGGCGGTGGCGGTCGCGGGCAGTATCGCCCCGAACTTGCGATGGGCGGCGGCTCCGACACCGCGCGGGAGCGGGTGGCGCTGGCACTGCGCGATCTGGGGCCGGGCCTGGGCGACATGGCGCTGCGCTGCTGCTGTTTCCTCGAAGGGCTGGAGACGGCGGAGAAGCGGCTGGGCTGGTCGGCGCGGTCGGGCAAGATCGTCCTGCGGATCGCCCTGCAACGCCTCAAGCGGCATTACGACGAGACCTATGGCGGGGCCAGTCCGATGATTGGATGA
- a CDS encoding hydrogen peroxide-inducible genes activator: MNITLRQLTYLRALAQARSFSRAAELVHVSQPALSVQIRELEEQVGQPLVERRPRDVRLTRAGRRVLETAERVAGELRDLQSEARRGLGQINLGVIPTIAPYLLPAALPGLRAQGALRLREATTETLLTEIAEGRLDAAIIATPAPELFEVPLFEDRFLLAGTPDQLTMVRGLSPQAIDPDQLLLLDEGHCLADQALALCGLTRAAQRIDLGASSLSTLCALAGQAMGLTLVPEIASLQETRAVPTLALSRFDEEPARMVRLVRAREVSDAEAWFDPLVRVLRKAGEGLVAQARRRF, translated from the coding sequence ATGAATATAACGCTTCGCCAACTCACCTATCTGCGTGCGCTCGCCCAGGCGCGCTCGTTCTCGCGCGCCGCCGAACTGGTCCATGTCAGCCAACCCGCGCTCTCGGTCCAAATCCGCGAGCTGGAGGAGCAGGTCGGTCAGCCGCTGGTCGAGCGCCGCCCGCGCGACGTGCGGTTGACGCGGGCGGGTCGGCGGGTGCTGGAGACCGCCGAGCGGGTCGCGGGCGAGTTGCGCGATCTGCAGTCCGAGGCGCGGCGCGGGCTGGGGCAGATCAATCTCGGCGTGATCCCGACCATCGCGCCCTATCTGCTGCCCGCCGCCTTGCCCGGGCTGCGCGCGCAAGGGGCGCTGCGGCTGCGCGAGGCCACGACCGAGACGCTGCTGACCGAGATTGCCGAGGGCCGCCTCGATGCCGCGATCATCGCCACCCCGGCACCGGAACTGTTCGAGGTCCCGCTGTTCGAGGATCGCTTTCTGCTGGCGGGCACGCCGGACCAGCTGACGATGGTGCGCGGCCTCAGCCCGCAGGCGATCGACCCGGATCAGTTGCTGCTTCTGGATGAGGGGCATTGCCTTGCCGATCAGGCGCTCGCGCTGTGCGGACTGACGCGGGCGGCGCAACGCATCGACCTTGGTGCGTCGTCGCTGAGCACGCTCTGTGCGCTGGCGGGGCAGGCGATGGGGCTGACGCTGGTGCCCGAGATCGCGAGCCTGCAGGAAACGCGCGCCGTCCCGACGCTCGCGCTCAGCCGTTTCGACGAGGAGCCCGCGCGGATGGTCCGGCTGGTGCGGGCCCGCGAGGTCTCCGATGCCGAGGCATGGTTCGATCCGCTGGTGCGCGTGTTGCGAAAGGCGGGCGAGGGGCTGGTCGCGCAGGCGCGCAGACGGTTCTGA
- a CDS encoding peroxiredoxin → MLPGSKLPDVTFHTRVRDESIEGPNPFRWQDKTTADFFAGKRVVLFALPGAFTPTCSTYQLPGFEKGFDDFAEQGIDAIYCLSVNDSFVMNQWAKAQGLENVQVIPDGSGEFTRRVGMLVRKDNLGFGLRSWRYAAVVNDGVIEAWFEEPGLEDNHGEDPYGVSSPETVLNWLVDANAEAAA, encoded by the coding sequence TCCACACCCGCGTGCGCGACGAAAGCATCGAGGGGCCGAACCCGTTCCGCTGGCAGGACAAGACCACCGCGGATTTCTTCGCTGGCAAGCGCGTGGTGCTGTTTGCGCTGCCCGGCGCCTTCACGCCGACCTGCTCGACCTACCAGCTGCCCGGTTTCGAGAAGGGCTTCGACGATTTCGCCGAACAGGGCATCGACGCGATCTATTGCCTGTCGGTCAATGACAGCTTCGTCATGAACCAGTGGGCCAAGGCGCAAGGCCTCGAGAACGTGCAGGTGATCCCCGATGGTTCGGGCGAGTTCACCCGCCGTGTCGGCATGCTGGTGCGCAAGGACAATCTCGGCTTCGGTCTGCGGTCGTGGCGCTATGCGGCCGTCGTCAATGACGGCGTGATCGAAGCCTGGTTCGAGGAGCCCGGCCTCGAAGACAACCACGGCGAAGATCCCTATGGCGTGTCCTCGCCCGAGACCGTCTTGAACTGGCTGGTCGACGCCAACGCCGAAGCGGCGGCGTGA